One Pseudodesulfovibrio cashew DNA window includes the following coding sequences:
- the rnc gene encoding ribonuclease III, protein MDTDDLQECIHHRFTQVKLLETALTHSTYAYEHGEEKDNERLEFLGDAVLELSISEEAFARFPNLPEGQLTRIRSRLVREASLAAMARELGLHEHIRLGRGEDMHGGRERDSILSDAMEAVFGAIFLDAGYETARHAILRICEKHWPDEVMEAKAKDYKSRLQEVTQDRNKSLPVYVLSDTHGPDHAKLFDVEVTLPTGELFHGRGTSVKRAEQTAARAALEHLGEE, encoded by the coding sequence ATGGATACCGACGACCTTCAAGAGTGTATCCACCATAGGTTTACCCAAGTCAAGCTCCTGGAAACGGCGCTGACACATTCTACCTATGCATACGAGCATGGCGAGGAGAAGGACAACGAGCGCCTGGAGTTCCTCGGCGACGCCGTTCTGGAGCTGAGTATCTCGGAGGAGGCCTTCGCCCGCTTCCCGAATCTGCCCGAAGGCCAGCTCACGCGCATCCGCTCCCGGCTGGTCAGGGAGGCAAGCCTCGCCGCCATGGCCCGCGAACTGGGCCTGCACGAGCACATCCGCCTGGGCCGGGGCGAAGATATGCACGGAGGACGCGAGCGGGACTCCATCCTGTCCGACGCCATGGAGGCGGTCTTCGGCGCAATCTTTCTGGACGCGGGCTACGAAACCGCCCGGCACGCCATCCTGCGAATCTGCGAAAAACACTGGCCGGACGAGGTGATGGAAGCCAAGGCCAAGGACTACAAGAGCCGTCTGCAGGAAGTCACCCAGGATCGGAACAAGAGTCTGCCCGTCTACGTGCTGTCCGATACCCACGGCCCGGACCACGCCAAACTCTTTGACGTGGAAGTGACCCTGCCCACCGGCGAACTCTTCCATGGGCGCGGCACCAGCGTGAAACGCGCCGAACAAACCGCCGCCCGAGCCGC